A section of the Apodemus sylvaticus chromosome 10, mApoSyl1.1, whole genome shotgun sequence genome encodes:
- the Rab40c gene encoding ras-related protein Rab-40C isoform X1, protein MGTQGSPVKSYDYLLKFLLVGDSDVGKGEILESLQDGAAESPYAYSNGIDYKTTTILLDGRRVKLELWDTSGQGRFCTIFRSYSRGAQGILLVYDITNRWSFDGIDRWIKEIDEHAPGVPRILVGNRLHLAFKRQVPTEQARAYAEKNCMTFFEVSPLCNFNVIESFTELSRIVLMRHGMEKIWRPNRVFSLQDLCCRAIVSCTPVHLIDKLPLPVTIKSHLKSFSMANGMNAVMMHGRSYSLASGAGGSGSKGNSLKRSKSIRPPQSPPQNCSRSNCKIS, encoded by the exons ATGGGCACCCAGGGCAGTCCAGTGAAGAGCTACGATTACCTGCTCAAGTTCCTGCTGGTGGGCGACAGCGACGTGGGCAAAGGCGAGATCCTGGAGAGCCTTCAGGACGGCGCAGCCGAATCCCCGTACGCCTACAGCAACG GGATAGACTATAAAACTACCACCATCCTGCTGGACGGACGGCGTGTCAAGCTGGAGCTATG GGATACATCGGGCCAGGGAAGGTTCTGCACCATCTTCAGGTCCTATTCGAGGGGCGCGCAG GGGATCCTTCTGGTATACGACATCACCAACCGTTGGTCCTTTGATGGCATTGACCGGTGGATCAAGGAGATCGATGAG CATGCACCCGGTGTTCCCCGGATCCTGGTTGGGAACCGGCTGCACCTGGCCTTCAAGCGGCAAGTCCCTACGGAGCAGGCCAGAGCCTACGCAGAGAAGAACTGTATGACCTTCTTTGAAGTCAGCCCCCTGTGCAACTTCAACGTCATTGAGTCCTTCACTGAGCTGTCCCGGATCGTGCTCATGCGGCATGGCATGGAGAAGATCTGGAGGCCCAATCGAG TTTTCAGCCTGCAGGACCTCTGCTGCCGTGCCATTGTCTCCTGTACCCCTGTGCACCTCATCGACAAGCTCCCACTACCTGTCACCATCAAGAGCCACCTCAAGTCCTTTTCCATGGCCAACGGCATGAACGCTGTCATGATGCACGGCCGCTCCTACTCCCTGGCAAGTGGGGCCGGGGGCAGTGGCAGCAAGGGCAACAGCCTTAAGAGGTCCAAGTCCATCCGTCCCCCTCAGAGCCCACCTCAGAACTGCTCTCGGAGCAACTGCAAGATCTCCTAG
- the Rab40c gene encoding ras-related protein Rab-40C isoform X2 — MGTQGSPVKSYDYLLKFLLVGDSDVGKGEILESLQDGAAESPYAYSNGIDYKTTTILLDGRRVKLELWDTSGQGRFCTIFRSYSRGAQGILLVYDITNRWSFDGIDRWIKEIDEHAPGVPRILVGNRLHLAFKRQVPTEQARAYAEKNCMTFFEVSPLCNFNVIESFTELSRIVLMRHGMEKIWRPNRVFSLQDLCCRAIVSCTPVHLIDKLPLPVTIKSHLKSFSMANGMNAVMMHGRSYSQSCCC; from the exons ATGGGCACCCAGGGCAGTCCAGTGAAGAGCTACGATTACCTGCTCAAGTTCCTGCTGGTGGGCGACAGCGACGTGGGCAAAGGCGAGATCCTGGAGAGCCTTCAGGACGGCGCAGCCGAATCCCCGTACGCCTACAGCAACG GGATAGACTATAAAACTACCACCATCCTGCTGGACGGACGGCGTGTCAAGCTGGAGCTATG GGATACATCGGGCCAGGGAAGGTTCTGCACCATCTTCAGGTCCTATTCGAGGGGCGCGCAG GGGATCCTTCTGGTATACGACATCACCAACCGTTGGTCCTTTGATGGCATTGACCGGTGGATCAAGGAGATCGATGAG CATGCACCCGGTGTTCCCCGGATCCTGGTTGGGAACCGGCTGCACCTGGCCTTCAAGCGGCAAGTCCCTACGGAGCAGGCCAGAGCCTACGCAGAGAAGAACTGTATGACCTTCTTTGAAGTCAGCCCCCTGTGCAACTTCAACGTCATTGAGTCCTTCACTGAGCTGTCCCGGATCGTGCTCATGCGGCATGGCATGGAGAAGATCTGGAGGCCCAATCGAG TTTTCAGCCTGCAGGACCTCTGCTGCCGTGCCATTGTCTCCTGTACCCCTGTGCACCTCATCGACAAGCTCCCACTACCTGTCACCATCAAGAGCCACCTCAAGTCCTTTTCCATGGCCAACGGCATGAACGCTGTCATGATGCACGGCCGCTCCTACTCC CAGTCCTGTTGCTGTTGA